The Brevibacillus brevis genome contains a region encoding:
- a CDS encoding CvfB family protein, translating to MYKRQMREKREPQIIQNGNLAAGMTLTMTVARKTEIGYFLSDGKDEVFLHANEAHERLHIDDEVEVFLYHDHENRLAATMDMPHVGMGEYGWLEVVDISPRMGVFLDNGINKDLLLFIDDLPKHSDEWPRPKDQMLVALKQDKLGRLLAKPVTENEIVKIAAKADQSMKNKSVEGTVYKVIQAGAFLLTEDEHILFIHRDEMVGRLRLGQTVRCRISFVREDGRLNGSMKERKEVQYGEDADKLLRYLINRDGAMPYTDSTEADVIREKFQMSKSSFKRALGKLMKERRVEQVDGWTKIIRTDKDE from the coding sequence ATGTACAAAAGACAAATGCGTGAAAAGCGTGAGCCCCAAATCATTCAGAACGGCAATTTGGCGGCAGGGATGACGCTTACCATGACGGTAGCGCGAAAAACGGAAATCGGCTATTTTTTAAGCGATGGCAAAGATGAAGTGTTTCTCCATGCCAATGAAGCGCATGAGCGTTTACATATCGATGATGAGGTCGAAGTGTTTTTGTACCATGATCACGAGAACCGACTGGCTGCGACCATGGACATGCCTCATGTCGGCATGGGTGAATACGGCTGGCTGGAAGTAGTGGACATTTCTCCGCGTATGGGTGTATTCCTGGACAATGGCATTAACAAGGATCTGCTCTTGTTCATCGATGACCTGCCTAAGCATAGCGATGAATGGCCGCGTCCCAAGGATCAAATGCTGGTGGCACTGAAGCAAGACAAGCTCGGCAGACTCTTGGCAAAGCCAGTCACTGAAAACGAAATCGTCAAGATCGCAGCAAAGGCAGATCAGAGTATGAAAAACAAGTCTGTCGAAGGTACGGTCTACAAAGTGATTCAAGCAGGCGCATTCCTGTTGACGGAGGACGAGCATATCCTTTTCATTCATCGTGATGAAATGGTAGGGCGTCTGCGCCTCGGACAAACTGTGCGCTGCCGTATCAGCTTTGTGCGTGAGGATGGCCGTCTGAACGGTTCCATGAAAGAGCGCAAGGAAGTACAGTATGGCGAAGATGCGGACAAGCTGCTGCGCTATTTGATCAATCGTGACGGGGCGATGCCTTATACCGATTCAACAGAAGCGGATGTCATCCGTGAAAAATTCCAAATGAGCAAGTCCAGCTTCAAGCGGGCACTCGGCAAGCTGATGAAGGAACGCCGTGTGGAGCAAGTAGACGGCTGGACGAAAATCATTCGAACTGACAAAGACGAATAA
- a CDS encoding ArsR/SmtB family transcription factor — protein sequence MNIEQLELTEKRVKIFKALADETRLAILKMLYHSGKELNCTEVGVTCDTSKSNASYHFRTLREAGLIKVRKEGQTRYMRIYKETFDQILPGFLDTL from the coding sequence ATGAATATTGAACAACTCGAACTCACCGAAAAGCGCGTCAAGATTTTTAAAGCATTGGCTGATGAGACACGACTAGCTATCTTGAAAATGCTGTACCATTCCGGAAAAGAGCTGAATTGCACGGAAGTGGGCGTAACTTGCGATACTTCGAAGTCGAATGCTTCCTACCATTTCCGGACACTTCGAGAAGCAGGACTGATCAAAGTCAGAAAGGAAGGGCAAACACGGTACATGCGGATTTATAAAGAGACATTTGATCAAATATTGCCTGGCTTTTTAGATACCTTGTGA
- a CDS encoding DUF1850 domain-containing protein, giving the protein MVFIKGVTKDKGRTLFRLFSFFLLIIVIYAGISTPLIPALVIRNTQSNQVVWSANIQDEAAFGIRWTHSIHGSTIEEQYRIVDGQIILSEMSFHDYGIGMENELAPGEELVLADGRFHIRNMQRSFPALRLFIGQVRANHTLLFAGQDIPLSLIEKPGEAITIQAEKRSILSELGGY; this is encoded by the coding sequence ATGGTTTTTATCAAAGGAGTAACAAAGGATAAAGGGCGGACGTTGTTCCGCCTTTTCTCCTTCTTTCTTCTCATCATTGTCATTTATGCGGGCATCTCCACTCCGTTGATTCCCGCTCTGGTTATCCGGAATACACAATCGAATCAAGTTGTTTGGAGTGCCAACATACAGGATGAAGCAGCATTTGGCATCCGCTGGACTCATTCCATTCATGGCTCCACAATCGAGGAGCAATACCGGATTGTAGACGGTCAAATTATTTTGTCGGAGATGAGCTTTCACGACTACGGTATCGGCATGGAAAATGAATTGGCTCCTGGCGAGGAGCTGGTTCTGGCCGATGGACGATTCCACATTCGCAATATGCAGCGCTCTTTTCCTGCCCTACGGCTTTTTATCGGGCAAGTACGGGCTAATCATACGTTGCTTTTCGCTGGACAGGATATTCCTTTGAGCTTGATCGAAAAGCCGGGAGAAGCCATCACGATTCAGGCAGAAAAGCGATCCATTCTGAGCGAGTTAGGAGGTTACTAG
- a CDS encoding undecaprenyl-diphosphate phosphatase, with the protein MLLLLEHIFLGIVQGLTEFLPISSTGHLVLFRKVFGMQEVGLLFDTMLHFGTLIAVVIVFWPQVRFIIMNPMSKLTKLLVVGTIPTAVIGLAFEDYFEEISQTGITIGWEFLVTGAILWAVESMRRGNRKFEEINYTDALIIGTLQGAAILPAISRSGLTIAGALLRGIDRADAARFSFLISLPAILGACVLQTVKLVETPLETALLIPMLVGTMFAGLAGYVAIRWMLTIISTGSMKGFAIYVWVLGGLILLMQFLGW; encoded by the coding sequence ATGCTGTTGCTGCTTGAACATATTTTTCTTGGCATTGTACAAGGCTTGACTGAATTTTTACCGATATCAAGCACGGGTCATCTCGTCCTGTTTCGCAAAGTGTTTGGCATGCAGGAGGTCGGACTTTTATTTGACACGATGCTTCATTTCGGTACGCTGATTGCTGTCGTTATCGTCTTTTGGCCACAGGTTCGTTTTATCATCATGAATCCGATGAGCAAGCTGACAAAACTATTGGTCGTAGGCACGATCCCTACTGCCGTGATCGGACTGGCATTTGAAGACTATTTTGAAGAAATCTCCCAAACAGGCATTACGATCGGGTGGGAATTTCTTGTGACAGGCGCGATCCTCTGGGCGGTGGAGTCCATGCGCCGCGGCAATCGAAAATTCGAGGAAATCAACTACACGGACGCCCTCATCATCGGAACACTGCAAGGTGCTGCGATTCTGCCTGCTATTTCCCGCTCAGGGCTGACGATTGCCGGTGCCCTCCTGCGCGGAATCGACCGTGCTGACGCTGCACGCTTTTCGTTTTTAATATCCTTGCCCGCGATTCTAGGTGCTTGTGTCTTACAAACAGTCAAGCTCGTAGAAACACCGCTTGAGACAGCATTATTGATCCCGATGCTCGTGGGCACCATGTTTGCCGGACTAGCTGGATATGTAGCCATTCGCTGGATGCTTACCATCATCAGTACAGGCTCCATGAAGGGCTTCGCTATTTACGTCTGGGTATTGGGTGGGTTAATTTTGCTCATGCAATTCTTGGGTTGGTAA
- a CDS encoding TRAP transporter permease translates to MSTTTNMNQQEMDKLIAQYDKESATRQLAGPMKWISFGLLVLFSLYQLSSTLFFTLPPQIHRPIHLAFGLALVYLLYAGTSKGNKDKIGIVNIILALLGVFVSLYWVIDYEGLVTRTGNYTTMDMVVGGIAVVLVLEAARRVVGIPIALIATIFLLYTYFGPYMPGFLEHRGSDVERIIGHSYYTLEGILGTPLAVSSTFIFLFVLFGAFLEKTGVGEYFNDLSLVIAGRRIGGPAKVAVFSSALQGTISGSSVANVVTSGAFTIPMMKRLGYRSEFAAAVEASSSTGGQIMPPVMGAAAFLMAEFIGVPYLEIAKSAILPAILFFVGIWIMTHFEAKRLGLRGLSKEELPDKKEVLKKMYLLLPIVIIITALMMNISAERAAIIGIVSTIVVGAFRKETRMSIADIFAALASGARMALGVVAATACAGIIVGTITLTGIGLKLANGLIDLAGGQLLLTLFFTMIASLILGMGTPTTANYIITSTIAAPALIQLGVPAIAAHMFTFYFGIVADITPPVALAAFAASGIAKSKPIRTGVESTRLSIAAFMAPYIFVISPALLLINTTLLESIWVMLTSTLGMIGVGAGLIGYWMSRLNILERILAVAGGVLAVIPGIETDIAGFILLGLVFSLSYYKARKQKQSVQTTL, encoded by the coding sequence ATGAGTACAACAACGAATATGAACCAGCAAGAGATGGATAAGCTGATCGCGCAATACGACAAGGAATCAGCTACACGCCAGCTCGCGGGTCCCATGAAGTGGATCTCTTTTGGTCTACTTGTCCTCTTCTCCCTGTACCAGTTATCCAGCACGCTTTTCTTCACGCTGCCTCCCCAGATTCACCGCCCGATTCACTTAGCCTTCGGGCTAGCACTTGTCTATCTGTTATATGCAGGGACATCCAAAGGCAACAAAGACAAAATCGGAATCGTGAATATCATTCTCGCCCTGTTAGGTGTCTTCGTATCACTTTATTGGGTCATTGACTACGAAGGACTCGTGACCCGAACAGGTAACTATACGACGATGGATATGGTGGTCGGCGGCATTGCTGTCGTGCTTGTCCTTGAGGCTGCACGGCGAGTCGTCGGAATTCCAATTGCTCTTATCGCCACTATTTTTCTTTTATACACCTACTTCGGACCTTACATGCCAGGCTTTTTGGAGCATCGCGGCAGTGATGTGGAGCGGATTATCGGGCACAGCTACTACACACTGGAGGGTATTCTCGGTACTCCGCTCGCTGTTTCCTCTACCTTTATCTTTTTGTTTGTGCTGTTTGGCGCGTTTCTCGAAAAAACAGGGGTCGGCGAGTATTTTAACGATTTGTCGTTGGTCATTGCAGGTAGACGAATCGGCGGCCCTGCGAAGGTGGCCGTTTTTTCCAGCGCCCTGCAAGGGACGATTAGCGGCAGCTCTGTTGCCAATGTCGTTACCTCCGGCGCCTTTACCATCCCGATGATGAAACGGCTCGGCTATCGTTCCGAGTTTGCCGCGGCAGTGGAAGCCTCGTCCTCTACCGGGGGACAAATCATGCCGCCTGTCATGGGGGCTGCTGCGTTTTTAATGGCGGAGTTCATCGGCGTTCCTTACTTGGAAATCGCCAAATCAGCGATCCTTCCTGCGATTTTATTTTTCGTGGGCATCTGGATTATGACGCACTTCGAAGCAAAGCGACTCGGATTGCGCGGACTCTCCAAGGAAGAACTGCCGGACAAAAAAGAAGTTTTGAAAAAAATGTACTTGCTCCTCCCCATCGTGATCATTATTACAGCCTTGATGATGAACATATCAGCCGAGCGCGCCGCGATTATCGGTATCGTCTCTACGATTGTCGTAGGAGCCTTCCGAAAAGAAACCCGCATGTCTATTGCTGATATTTTTGCAGCGCTTGCCTCTGGTGCCAGAATGGCTCTCGGCGTCGTCGCTGCAACTGCGTGTGCCGGAATCATTGTCGGCACGATTACGTTGACAGGGATTGGGTTGAAGCTGGCAAATGGTCTGATTGATCTGGCTGGCGGCCAACTTTTGCTTACGTTGTTCTTTACCATGATCGCTTCGCTTATTTTGGGAATGGGAACGCCAACAACGGCGAACTACATTATCACTTCAACCATCGCGGCTCCAGCGCTCATTCAATTGGGCGTTCCTGCTATCGCGGCTCACATGTTTACCTTCTACTTCGGAATTGTCGCAGACATCACGCCGCCAGTTGCGCTTGCTGCCTTCGCCGCATCAGGCATTGCCAAATCAAAGCCAATCCGGACAGGCGTAGAATCAACACGGCTATCCATTGCGGCTTTTATGGCTCCCTATATTTTCGTCATCTCACCAGCCTTGCTGCTGATTAATACCACTTTGCTGGAATCGATTTGGGTTATGCTGACTTCAACGCTTGGGATGATCGGTGTGGGGGCTGGGTTAATCGGCTACTGGATGTCCAGGCTAAACATCTTGGAGCGCATCCTCGCTGTTGCGGGTGGCGTGCTTGCGGTTATCCCTGGAATCGAAACGGATATCGCCGGCTTTATTTTGCTAGGGCTCGTATTTTCGTTGTCGTATTACAAAGCTCGCAAGCAAAAACAATCTGTGCAAACAACACTGTGA
- a CDS encoding toprim domain-containing protein, with translation MAGCVMIVEGKTDKERLLRVLAEPVTILCTYGSYSLEKGEKLLTQTEAADADEIYIFTDEDDSGKKLRTKLREDFPDAIHLHTPKIYREVADTPFSVLAEILERAGFAVTVPHPDLGER, from the coding sequence ATGGCAGGGTGTGTCATGATTGTGGAAGGAAAGACAGACAAGGAACGCTTGCTTCGGGTGCTGGCTGAGCCTGTCACCATTCTTTGTACGTACGGTTCCTACAGCTTGGAAAAGGGGGAGAAGTTGCTCACCCAAACGGAAGCGGCAGATGCAGATGAGATATACATATTTACAGATGAAGATGATAGCGGGAAAAAATTGCGGACGAAATTACGCGAAGATTTTCCGGATGCGATACACTTGCATACGCCGAAAATATACAGAGAGGTTGCTGACACGCCGTTTTCGGTACTGGCGGAAATTCTGGAGCGAGCAGGCTTTGCGGTTACTGTGCCTCATCCTGATCTTGGAGAGCGGTAA